Proteins encoded together in one Telopea speciosissima isolate NSW1024214 ecotype Mountain lineage chromosome 6, Tspe_v1, whole genome shotgun sequence window:
- the LOC122666060 gene encoding 1-aminocyclopropane-1-carboxylate synthase-like: MDSISSNCRFDRDLRWRTGVQLIPVVCKSSNGFKITKAALEEAYEKAQEANINVKGILITNPSNPLGTILDRETLQSIVSFINKKKIHLICDEIYAATVFSQPKFISIAEIIEEEEEEGNCNRDLIHIVYSLSKDMGFPGFRVGILYSYNDEVVNCARKMSSFGLVSTQTQHLIATMLSDDEFVEGFMAESSKRLAKRYNFIRNELSKVKIECLESNAGLFCWMDLRKMLKNPTLEEEMVLWRGIVNGVKLNVSPGSSFHCSEPGWFRVCFANMDDETMEVALKRMQMFVGKPKEEEMVVVERNKRSKSIILRRLGSFSSSRRTMEEAIMPPCILSPQSPLVSART, encoded by the exons ATGGATTCTATCT CATCAAATTGCAGATTTGATCGAGATTTGAGATGGAGAACAGGAGTACAACTAATTCCAGTTGTTTGCAAGAGTTCTAATGGTTTCAAGATCACTAAAGCTGCATTAGAGGAAGCATATGAGAAAGCCCAAGAAGCCAACATCAATGTAAAAGGAATTCTCATTACCAATCCATCAAACCCTTTAGGAACAATCTTGGACAGAGAGACACTTCAAAGCATAGTGAGTTTCATcaacaagaagaaaatccaCTTAATCTGTGATGAGATATATGCAGCAACAGTCTTTAGCCAACCCAAATTCATAAGCATTGCAGagataatagaagaagaagaagaagaaggtaattgCAATAGAGATTTAATCCACATTGTTTATAGTCTCTCAAAGGATATGGGTTTCCCAGGCTTCAGAGTTGGAATACTATATTCATATAATGATGAAGTTGTGAACTGTGCTCGTAAGATGTCAAGCTTTGGACTTGTTTCCACACAAACACAACATCTAATAGCAACTATGTTATCAGATGATGAGTTTGTAGAAGGGTTTATGGCAGAGAGTTCAAAGAGGTTAGCAAAAAGGTATAATTTCATCAGAAATGAGCTTAGTAAAGTAAAGATTGAATGTTTAGAAAGCAATGCAGGTCTGTTTTGTTGGATGGATTTGAGGAAAATGCTTAAAAACCCAACATTGGAAGAAGAAATGGTTTTATGGAGGGGAATAGTTAATGGTGTTAAGCTCAATGTTTCACCTGGTTCTTCTTTTCATTGCTCTGAGCCTGGTTGGTTTAGAGTTTGTTTTGCAAACATGGATGATGAGACTATGGAAGTGGCTCTTAAGAGAATGCAAATGTTTGTTGGGAAacctaaagaagaggaaatggtGGTTGTAGAAAGGAACAAACGTTCCAAGAGTATTATTCTTAGGCGCCTAGGCAGCTTCTCATCATCAAGGAGGACAATGGAAGAAGCTATCATGCCACCATGCATTTTGTCACCACAGTCACCTCTTGTTAGTGCAAGGACATAA